DNA from Carassius carassius chromosome 25, fCarCar2.1, whole genome shotgun sequence:
ataaaaacatcccaataatccacaagactccagtccattaattaaagtcctgtgaagtgaaaatctatgtgtttgtaagaaatccATTATtcaggcattttaactttaaactgctgcttctggccaaaatatgagccTATggtccataataacgcttcctccggTGAAAAGTCCAGTTGTCAACTCACATCAAAATATTGGTTTAGAACCAATTTCACTTGTAAACTGtgctttatctgtgcatatttctctcctgatgcaGATAAGATGACTGACTTGTGCTtaagccagaagcaacagtttaaagttaaaaacaatttaataaagtattttttttttttttttacaaacacaccaCTTTCCACTTCACTAACATgtaaattgatggactggagtcgtgcagataacttgtggattatagggatgttttatcagctgtttagctACATcttggtgagtacattttcattttgctaaTTTTCCTTTCCTTAAGATATTCAATTTTACGTTGTATTCTGGTCACATCATTTAAGAAGATTTGTTTGTAAAGTTCAAGATATATAAGGAATGACCTTTTGATGCATTGACTGACTTCTGTTTaccaaatatacaaataaaatcctTGTGTGTGTCCATCTTTTCTATAATATGAAAAGGCAACAGTGCAATGGTCTGACTGCGATCACGACAGGATCCCATCAGGAGAGCATATACTTCAAAACAAAGTGACAAATTATTTTCCACTGCAGTTACATACGACCTCCGCATGGTTCTTCAGAGAGATATGACACTCTGTACCTTCTTTGGCAACCTCCCACAACTCGAAGGCCACTCTGAAGGCCTGGGCCACCGTGAGCGTGACTGCCTGGGCCTGCGAGAACACAACAGGACAACAATGAGTCAGTCAGACGAGGACTGCAGTATCTGCACATGATACGCTCCAGAACAACCTACagatataacatatatatatatatatatatatatatatagagagagagagagagagagagagagagagagagaggtggtaACTACACATTATGGTAACTATTGGAGCCAAATTAAcgaacaagtaaataaataagcatatcTGTCAACACTCCCGTTTTTGCCGGGAGTCTCCCGTATTTCACACCCATCTCCCGCCCTCCTCCCATTTTGTTATTTCTCCCGGGAAACTCCCTTAATTTGTATGACTTCATTTCGTTATATGAATAATCACATCAATATTTTATTCCAAGGTTGTCCAGTTGCCAGATCTTGTATTAAACGCATCCTACTCGCACAATAGACAGATCATACAATTTTGAACCCATTTGTGACCTCAACCTGGCAACCTACAACTCAGCTGCACTGCTGATAGCAAGTAGATGGGGGAAGTTGAATAAAGCATCACTGGTAGAAACGGCATTGGAAAGCTCAAGTGGTGCTACGTTGaaatagaaacaaaaacaaaatatagctGCAAATTTAAGCTGCAACTGGATGGAGGAATTTAATTTCTTATCGCAAAGCAGCATCGACAATTCCCACGTTTTTTGCAAAGTGTGTCTCACTGATTTTAGTATCAGACACGGTGTGAAAAACGATGTAACGCAGCAAATCACAATACCCCAAACTCAAGTGCATTCTCTGAAGATTACATGCGATGTTGGCTTACACTCAAAGtcaaaataatatacagtatctCTGAATTTACCCAGCTTTCTGAACCGCCTTTGCATTAGTAGTGCAAAGGTTATGCTGCCTTCAAATATCGCCTAGGTGGGCGGATCACTAGAAAAGCTTTTGTTTCTAACCCTCAGCATCTAGCCTTACAGACATGTTTTTGGATGAAGTGCTATGCTTTAAAGAACAGCCTGTCTTTCAACAGACTCAAAGTAATCTAGTCAGCTATTCTGAAAAACTGTCTCCATTCTTCATGCTTTGACTCCTTTTGTTCCAGTTGAGAGTCTTTGTAGTGACTGAAGATTCACAGCTTTCACACTCACCACTTTCCGTTTAGCACAGAAGAACGCATGGCACTCCAGCCTCTCATTCTGCTGGTTCTGAGCGATGAAAGCAAACACTTTGTCATGCATCTTGTCAGCTGTGCAGTATGATATCCTGCCGGAAAGGGTCATAAAACAGACCAGTGTTAAGGACTTGCAGTCAGTTTCGAGTAAACAAAAACAACGTTTCGCAGAGATATGGATGTGGGGTAGACGCAGCTGTCTGTGCTGGAATTTCAAGGACTGTTTTTCTGAGCTACTGTTAGACATTGAAGAACTGACGGctgctgtttttctttaaatGGATATAGGAAGTGAGTGTGTGCAGATAGTAGGCTCAGCTTAAACACATCCAACTGTGAAGATGAGATTTATGGGAACTACCGCTGGTCTCCTGCAGCATGCTGTATTTCACATGTCCCCTAGTGAGAAACTcaagagatgagtgtgtgtgtgtggtaaaacACTGGATGGCAGGATAAATCATCTCCACTGTAGGTCAGACACACTCACTTCTCAGAAGAGGAAGCGTACAGAAATCATTTCTTTGGTGGTCTAACGAGGTCCAGCTGCACAGCGTGTGAATGTTTAACAGGCAGGTGAACGTGAGAGAAGTCATGCCAGAAATGTGTAGAGTTCACCTGTATATGGAAATGTTCTCGATCAGCTGGTTGGACACACTGTCACACAGGACGATTCCCCGAGGAGACACTTTCAGGGCCACTTTAGGCAGTTTCTTCCCGCTGGCTTTGGCCTAACAAATGAACAATAACATATTTATGTTGGTCCATGCAGAACTTGGTTCTTAATTCTAAGGTGTACTGTGTTTTTACTGTGGCGATTGTGAGTTTTCTAAGGCATTTTGTGTGATTTattgtgttgctatgtggttgcttggGGTCACACTGATATAAAGTTGTTGCAGAGGAAAGAGACTGCAAGGCTTGGGTTCTAATTATCAGCAGTATACACTCCTGGTGTGTCGGTCAGGACACAATGAATGAGGAGACTGAAGCTTCTTTCCAAAGTGTATTCAAAATTAgtctaaaaataacaaaacataacagTATAAGTAAAACAGGTTCACAAATAAATCAGACACTCCTTAATCGAGAATAACAGCATTTTCATTATAATCTAAATAACGGCTGTAGTTTTCAATATGCAAAGGATGCAATTAGAACTATTGATCTGGTCCCACAAAATGGTTTCAgtcttaatatattaataaaatccaGGTCCATTAAACCGTGCAATCAATTCTCAAATAACATCATCAAAAAGGTAGCAATACTGGTTAATCCTTACACAGTATCAAGACATAACCAATTACTATGTAAACTGTAACATCAAACTCTGTATTTAGCAGAAATTGCACATCATATCTTGTTTATCTATCGAACGATCACACGTGAATCGTTACATGCCAATACATGCCTGTGTAAACTACAATGTTAAATAATAcacttcaaatacatttaaaacatatgtAAACTGAAGAGAACTTACTTTATGGTCATGAACTAACACTTTATAACACAAAATAACAGGCAGGAAAAACTTCAGTGCGCAGCGGAGGAAAAACTTGAGCGCAGCTGGCGTTCTCTCAGTAATAATACAAGCAGTCATCAGGCAGCAAACTTGTgcagtcgtggccaaatgttttgagaattacataaatattagttttcaaaaagtttgctgctaaactgcttttagatctttgtttcagttgtttctgtgatgtactgaaatataattacaagcacttaatacgcttcaaaggcttttatcgacaattacatgacatttatgcaaagagtcagtatttgcagtgttggcccttctttttaaggacctctgcaatttcgactgggcatgctctcaatcaacttctgggccaaatcctgactgatagcaacccattctttcataatcacttcttggagtttgtcagaattagtgggtttttgtttgtccacccgcctcttgaggattgaccacaagttctcaatgggattaagatctgggggagtttccaggccatggacccaaaatttcaacattctggtcccggagccacttagttatcactttttccttatggcacggtgctccatcgtgctggaaaatgcattgttcttcaccaaactgttgatggattgttggaagaagttgctgtttgagggtgttttggtaccattctttattcatggctgtgtttttgggcagaattgtgagtgatcccactcccttggatgagacgCAAcctcacacatgaatggtgtcaggatgctttactgttggcatgacacaggactgatggtagcactccccttttcttctccggacaagcctttttccagatgccccaaacaatcggaaaggggcttcatcggagaatatgactttgccccagtcctcagcagtccattcactttaCTTtccgcagaagatcaatctgtccctgatgttttttttggagagaagtggcttctttgctgcccttcttgacaccaggccatcttccaaaagtcttggcctcactgtgcgtgcagatgcgctcacacctgcctgctgccattcctgagcaagctctgcactggtggcactccgatcccgcagctgaatcctctttaggagacgatcctggggcttgctggactttcttggacgctctgaagtcttctttacaagaattgaacctctttccttgaagttcttgatgatcctataaattgttgatttaggtgcaatcttagtagccacaatatccttgcctgggaagccatttttatgcaacgcaatgatggctgcacgcgtttctttgcaggtcaccatggttaacaatggtagaacaatgatttcaagcatcaccctccttttaacatgtcaagtctgccattctaacccaatcagcctgacataatgatctccagccttgtgctcgtcaacattctcacctgagttaacaagacgattactgaaatgatctcagcaggtcctttaatgacagcaatgaaatgcagtggaaaggtttttttgggattaagttaattttcatggcaaagaaaggactatgcaattcatctgatcactcttcataacattctggagtatatgcaaattgctattataaaaacttaagcagcaacttttccaatttccaatatttatgtaattctcaaaacttttggccacgactgtacaataaTTCCTCCTACTGGATGTACGTGGAAATACAGTCTACAActatcaaaataagagtcccttcaATAAAAGACCTAATTTCTCTAGGAGCCTTTCATACAATAGTCATATCGGAGATATATGTCGAATGACAGAACTCACTGTGGCAACAATCCTCTTGACAGCGGCAGCTGAGAGCTCCTCGCCTTTGGGTTGGTCCACCAGAGTCATGCCCAGATGCCGAAGGTTAAAGGTCATTCCCTCCTGAAGAGTCTCTCTCGTGTCAGTCCAGTTCTCAGGGAGCTCTGGACCAAAGGGAGAAAAGACGGATGGAGTGAATCATTAACACTCCATTAAACAGCTACAAAAACATTCACACATGTGGGTTAAACCTAGGCAGCACAGACAAACTGTCAACAGCTTCAAAGTGCACATCAAACACTTGTGCTGTAGAAGTCATAAGTTCTGAAATATTAAAACACTGCATGAGCAAACATTTGTGGGAATCATGTTATGGGTATGGGTGTGTTCCTTTCTtggtatttggttttgttttttccttgtgTTGCAGGCGGCCGCAGAGATACAGGACACCTGACTCCCATTAGGAGGTGGAGATAAATATCGTGGTTTTATGCAATGAGGGGGGCACGGAGAGTTGACATCATCTCCGGTTGGCCCCGGGTTGCCTCGTTTTGGGATCGATCGTTGTCTGCATTTTGTATTCTGTAAACCCCTAGatcttgtaataaatattaattctatTAATTCAGTGGTGTGGCTGTCCCATCTTTGTTGCGGTTACGAGCTGGCCGTAacaaattgggggctcgtccgagaGACGTGTTTGGTAATTAGAAGCACCTGTTGGTATTTTCAGCAGTTCAGCTGTTTGCAGGAGAGTGTGCGGACAGATGAATGTGTAAGTTGGTTAGTCACTGCTCTTTGTCGATTGTTCATCGCAATTGTTTGCCACTCATTTACATGAGAGGAAAGTGAGGTAAGTGAGTTTGATTTTCACCTAACCTAGGTTTGTAATGCGATATTGAAATGCTGCGGAGGTAGACATATGTTTTACTCTTGTTTggcatttgtttgtttgactgaTGAAGGCAGTTGAGACCGGTTGTCGATGTACATGTATGAAGGTTGTTTATGATAACTTTGGGTGGTGTATGTACGTTGTTTAGTAGTCTCCGTTAAAGTTGCGTGAGATTTATAGCGAGGATAAAATTGATTGATTGTCTTCTCATATTGGTGGCTTTTCCCTTGTTAGGCTGAAGCAACGCTTGCGTTGAccctttattattttagtttgttgtttttgtgctgaCGCTGGGCTGAGGGCACTGCCGCTGTACAAGTCTCTCTCTGGTTTATCCGAGAGTAGTCTGTACTGATGGTATTCGAGTGCTTAAAGTCACTTAGCTCTTGGTGGAAGCACGAAGCTTAGGGTTGAGGTTGTGTTTTATGTAGGTAGAGGGGAAAGTCATTAAATGTGAGAAGTTTGAAAAGAGCTGACGTTTAAAATTATGTTCTAGAGGTTGATTGTGCTTTTTAAGATGACTACATTATTAGATGAGTTTTTTGAGCATCCCACTGAGGAGAACTTTTATAAGCTTTCTAAGAAACAGTTATTGGAAGTAGCAGAAAAGTATAAAATCAGCCTTACcactaaaaaaaagtttaaaaaagggAGTGGTATTTGTTGTTAAAATTGCCCTTTTTGATTTGGGCATTCTTGTTGTATCTGAATCAGGGGTGACTGGAGATCAAGGAGAAAAGGATGTTCCTGTGTGTACACATTCATCTCTGTCGTTTGAAGAGCAGAAGGCGTTGTTGCTCTTGGAGATGGAGAAGAATAGAATAAGTCAAGAAGTTGAGCTGCGTAAGCTGGATATTGAATCTCAAAGGTTTGCTCTGATTAGAGAAGGTAAGTTGGGATGTCATTCAGGGAATCTGCAGGCCTCAGTTAGTCCAGCTCCAAAAGGTTTTGATGCTTCTCGTTCTCTTAACCTCATGCCGAAATTTGATGAGGACGACTTAGATACTTACTTTACTCTTTTTGAACGGTTGGCTGATCTAATGGGATGGGAAGATTGTGAGCGAACGCTacttttacagtgtgtgttttgtggtaaAGCTCAAAAAGCCTACTCGACACTTAGTGTTCGCGACAGTCAAGTTTATAGTAGGGCAAAGGACGTGGTGCTGAAGGCATATGAGTTAGTTCCGGAAGCTTACAGGCAACGGTTTCGGACTTTACGAAAAGGTACACAGCAGTCTTTCACGGAGTTTGCAAGAGAGTTAAGGATTCAGTTTGATCGTTGGTGCTCTGTTTCACAGGCAGATTATTTTGATTCACTCTATGAATTATTATTGTTGGATCAGTTTAAAAACACTTTACCTGAAAATGTGGCTATTTTCATAACCGAGTGTAGTACTCAGAATGTAGAGGCAGCAGCTGTCCTTGCTGATGAATATGTGTTGACTCAtagagatgttaaaaaaaaacattggcgtCGTTTAAATGGCTCTGTGGAAAGTGCTCCTATGGAGACTCATTCTTTTTTGCCTGTTAATGTGAAACTTGAGAAAATGCAGGGAAGTTTGGTTGATAGAAGTGATCAGTGTGCTTATTGTTTGAATAAAGGACACTGGAAAAAAGATTGCCCAGCTCTTAAAGCAAAAGTGAACCGTTCTAAATCTGCCCCAAAATCTGCTCTTGCTGTGTCTTCAGTTATTGAATTGGCTGTTCCTGATGTTAATGTAGCCGGTATTCGAGAAAGTTTGGTGTCAGGTAATGAAGAAAAGTTGAGTTATGCTCCTTTCATTACTGACGGCTTTGTGTCTCTGGTTGGAAGTGATAAAGTTCCCGTTAAAATCCTTAGAGACACTGGAGCTTCTGAGACTTTTATTTTAGagtctgttttgtctttttctgaGAGTTCCAGTACTGGAAATGAGGTGTTAATAAAAGGAATTGGGTTACAAGTTCTGCCGGTTCCATTGCACTCAATTGTACTTGAGTCAGACTTGGTCAATGGTCAGGTTACTGTAGGCGTGAGACCTTCTCTGCCAGTGGAGGGCATCTCGGTTATTCTGGGTAATAATTTGGCTGGGGGGCGTGTCTGGAGGGATGTACCCCCTCCTCCTATTGTAACAGATTCTCCTTCCTTACCAGCACAAGCTGATGTTGATCAACAGTTTTCTGAAGTGTTTGTGACTTGTGCTGTTACGCGGGCAATGAGTAAGAATGTGTGTGAAAATCAGGATTTAGAGTTCAAATCTGATTGTGAAAAGAGAATGATTCCTGGTTTTTCGTATCTTTTACCTTCTGTTTCTCAGCAGGATTTGGTGGTGGCGCAACAGGAGGATGCCACCTTGAAGGAAATGTTTTCTGCCACATTGTCCACTGAAGAGGTAGCGAGTGCAGCAAGTGTTTTTTTCATTGAGGATGAGATCCTGTTAAGGAAATGGCTATCTGGTAGTGAAGTACCCTTGGGTGAGGCCTGTATTCAGGTGGTTGTGCCAATATCTCTTCAAGACACCGTTTTGCGTACTGCACATGGCGACGCTGCGGGTCATTTTGGAGTTAACAAAACTTATAATCATCTGTTGCGCTACTTTTATTGGCCTCGTATGAAAAGAGATGTTCGGAAGTATATTAAAACTTGTGAAACCTGTCAGCTTACAGGGAAGCCGAACCAGGGTCTAAAACCAGCACCGCTGTATCCAATACCAGCGATTGAACCACCATTTCAGCATTTGATTGTTGATTGTGTGGGTCCATTACCCCCTTCTAAATCAGGTAATGCTTATTTGCTTACAGTCATGTGCCAGAGTACTAGATACCCTGCTGCCTATGCTCTTCGCTCAATCACTACTCGTTCAATTGTTAAGGCGTTGACACAGTTTATTTCTGTGTTTGGGATTCCTAGGGTTGTTCAAAGCGACCAAGGATCAAATTTTACTTCTCATATGTTTCAGGAAGTTTTGCGGCAGCTTGGTGTGAAGTGCAATCATTCTAGTGCTTACCATCCACAGAGCCAGGGGGCTCTGGAACGCTTCCACCAGACATTGAAGTCTTTGCTTCGGGCCTATTGTGTGGAATTGAAGCGTGATTGGGAGGATGGTTTGCCCTGGTTGTTGTTGGCAGCTCGGGAGGTGGTTCAGGATAGTCTAGGTTTTAGTCCAAATGCGTTGGTCTTTGGTCATAAAGTGCATGGACCATTGGCTGTTCTTCATGATGGACTGAAAAAAGGGCCTGACCCACCTCAGAGTTTGTTACAATATGTTGACGGTTTTAGACGACGTTTACTCCTAGCTGGTCAAATGGCAAAAGACAACTTGTTTAACAAACAAAAGAAGATGAAGCGGTTGTTTGACCGACGTACAGAGACTCGTGTGTTTTGTCCAGGGGATCAGGTGTTGGCTTTGTTGCCTCTTCCTGCTTCTCCTTTCTGTGCCAAGTTTTCAGGTCCATATACTGTGGTATGTCAAGTTGGTGACCAAAATTACTTGATCTCAACACCTGGGCGGAAAAGACGCACACAGTTGTGCCATGTTAACTTGTTAAAATCCTTTTATTCCCGTTCGTTGGTGTCCGAGAAGGCTCATGTAGCGGTGGCTGTAGCTTTGTCTGTGGAAGTGGTTGAGGATGTTAAAGTACCTGAGGATTGTATGCTGCAGCCCCGGCTTAAAAATTCTGAGACTCTTAATAACTTGGAGGGTTTTGTGCAGCATTTGTCCCTACACCAGAGAGCGGAGTTGTTGTCTTTGATTTCCGAGTTTCCCAAATTGTTTTCAGATTCACCGTCACGCACTCATTTGATAGAGCACGATATAGATGTTGGTGATGCGAAACCAATACGCCAGCGTTTTTATCGtgtctctttggataaacaaCAGCAACTTGAGTCTGAAATTAGGTATATGGTTGAAAATAACATCGCCAAACCTTCATATTCAAGCTGGGCATCACCTTGTTTACTGGTGGGGAAGTCAGATGGATCGTACCGTTTCTGTACAGATTACCGAAAGGTAAATAATGTGACAAAACCAGATTCGTTTCCATTGCCCCGAATGGAAGACTGTGTAGATTCGGTCGGTTCAGCAAAATATGTCAGTAAATTTGATTTATTGAAAGGATATTGGCAAGTGCCTCTAACCACTCGTGCACAGGAGATTGCCTCATTCATTACCTTTTCAGGGCTATATTCGTATTCTGTAATGAGTTTTGGCCTTAGAAACGCACCTGCTACCTTCCAGCGTTTGATGAACCGTGTAACCTCCGGGTTAAATGGTTGTGCTGTTTACTTGGATGATGTCGTGGTATATAGTGACACGTGGGAGCAGCATCTTTTACGCATTCGAACACTGTTTGAGCGTTTGGTAGAGGCTAGGCTCACAGTCAACTTGGCTAAGTGTGAGTTTGTCAAGGCGACTGTGACCTATTTGGGGAAGGTAGTTGGGCAGGGTCATGTTCGTCCGGTGCGCGCTAAGGTCTTGGCAATTGACTGTTTTCCTCCACCTAACACAGTGACTACAACCTGTATTCACTACAACCCTATCCTTTGGATATTCGACACATAAGGGGTGTGGAGAATGTACTGGCTGATGCCTTATCTCGTGCCCATGCGCCGGGAGTTGCTGATTCAATTTGTAGAGGGGGATCAGGTTAAAGGATCATACTGGGTTTGCTGTGGGTTTAGTGGTTATGTTTAGACCTTTTGTAACTTAATGAATACCtaattttcacattttagagGTCCTCTTGTAAGGATCCTCTCTCTTAAGGGGGGAGGTGTTATGGGTATGGGTGTGTTCCTTTCTTggaatttggttttgttttttccttgtgTTGCAGGCGGCCGCAGAGATACAGGACACCTGACTCCCATTAGGAGGTGGAGATAAATATCCTGGTTTTATGCAATGAGGGGGGCACGGAGAGTTGACATCATCTCCGGTTGGCCTCGGGTTGCCTCGTTTTGGGATCGATCGTTGTCTGCATTTTGTATTCTGTAAACCCCTAGatcttgtaataaatattaattatattaattcagtGGTGTGGCTGTCCCATCTTTGTTGCGGTTACGAGCTGGCCGTAACAATCAACTTTTGCTCTAAAGACTCAAATATCCCAGGCTAAAAAACATTTTGGATGCCTCTGTACATCATTATTTCCAGGACTGACTGAAAACAGTCAAAGATCTGGAGCAGCTGTAGCAGATGATAATTTCTAGAAATTAAATGCATCTTTCTTGAACCAGTGTctcttgcattttttatttttatcctgaAGTGTCTTTTCTCAGATCATCTTCACTAAAAAATAGAATGTGAAAACGTTAAAGTCTATCTTAGCCTTCTGCACATCTTTGGAATGAATAATTTGCTTAGGTTGactaatataaatgcatatatactGTATTAGCTTAGCATGTGTTTTGAATACTCCGTTTTGAGACTTTTTAGTTGTAATGTTGATGCAAGGAATGTGTTAtatgaaatgtaaatgtgattAGAAAACATTTGAACCTCACTTCTGCCATCACAATCTGTATAAGTTCCCAATCTGATTATAACACATTAAGCCGTTTCAGCTATCCACTATCACTAagatgcacacaaataaacactcTCACTCTTTCTGTTGAGACTCACATGTTTGGCTCTCGTAACACTACCTGTGGCTCCTGCAGTCACCTGATTGCTTTTGGCAGTggcaaaatgttttaatttttggcaaaattaaaattctgggaATTACATCACAAAGGCACTGAGCCAAAACAGACAAgatatttgtaatgataaaaacttcctaatcatcgggaagaaggaggcgggaaccggcggacaatcaaaatgaaactttaattacaaaacaaacacaaaacagcgcaccagcccctcacggacgactggtgcgcgcaaataaaaataaaaaccaaaacacaactaaaagcccaggcctggtcctctctcgtccttcactgtcgtcgctccagttttatatccttccatctcctccatgggcctcgagaccggcgggtcgaacaggtgtagttcatctccaatcactccaccggcctcgctcccatgtccctcggccccgctccacttgtcacaatatttttttattttagtccgATTTGTATCTTACTTAATGACTTTTTAAACACTGGTATTTAAGTCTAAGTATCCTATTGTGTTAATTTTTATATATGAtcctaattaaattattttaaattatatattccacttaaatgttatattataacacccccccccccccctcaaaaaaaaagagttggaaaaactttaaacaataaaaataaatatatatttttaaataaaacctcTGAAATGCTTAACCATTAAGCTACTGCACCACCTGTTCAATGAATTATACATGTTTACAGGAATCCCTAGCACAGGAAATAGTTAATCATTGTCTCAGAAAGCGATTTTTGATATTTGTGCACAGctgacagaaaacaaagcagacttaaaaaaaatgtcatgacaAGGGTAATATTTACAGGTTTAATGTGGCATAAACAAAACCAGTCACACCAAAGATGATCAAATCATTAAAAAGTAACTGAAATGCTGATGAGTGACTTCTAGTGTCCTTAAATCACTTTGAGAAGCTGCAGGGTCTACATCATTTTTCCCACAGCTCATCAAATAAAATTCATGCTGAAATGATTGACGATGCTCTACAACCCCGGCATAAAACCAGGGTAATTCACAGAGATAGAAAAGGGTGTAATAATACAGCCCTGGTGACATACATGTACGGATTAGTGACACACCCAAAGGCCCTTAATCACAGGGGGAAGCACTTTTTTGTCTTAACCATGTCCCTGGAGAACCATTTAAGGGTGGAGTGACCCAAACCACCGCCTACCTCCAATCTCCAAAATCAGAAACTCAACTCGGGATGTTTGGCTAGATATGATTACagtgcacttctttttttttttttgaggtcatGGTAGGGTTGGGAGTTATTTCAATCTTGGCCAGAtagagagggaaaaaaatcattttgtttatttttcaaaatggaaaaataaacagCACTCTCCGAAACAGGAAGTCATTCTTGCTTCGAGACAAATGCAGATAGAAGTAGATGACGCAAGCGATGTTGGCATTTTAATGAGAAACTTGAGATAAGAGATTTATCATACTTATTCTTTCTGTGTTCATTACAAACAACTAAACGGACCATATGGCTTTGTAAAGAAATCttaat
Protein-coding regions in this window:
- the LOC132104407 gene encoding low density lipoprotein receptor adapter protein 1-B-like isoform X1 produces the protein MDVLKSARRAFIRSPSLTTQSRSSGKHQKLPENWTDTRETLQEGMTFNLRHLGMTLVDQPKGEELSAAAVKRIVATAKASGKKLPKVALKVSPRGIVLCDSVSNQLIENISIYRISYCTADKMHDKVFAFIAQNQQNERLECHAFFCAKRKVAQAVTLTVAQAFRVAFELWEVAKEERENHVKWDSAGETSNSSQSERSVSLSSLKGGAVATENLLDIDDSSSAVVNADNPPESNNSNTVWETDDGLEEAFSRLAESRTNPQVLDIGLTPQDWNSETDWDKTNGNAPNAEELFSL